aaagttgGGTAAGAATTAATGATTCTGCGCAGTTTCTCCTCAATATCTTCTATCTTTTTTAGAAtctaatgaaaacaaagtAAACATATGTATAGGAATACATTTATTCGTAGTATATTATAAATGAGATAATAACCTATGTGTTTGTAAATGGCCCTCACGCTTAAAAATGCGTGTGAGCAGCCTGGATTTCTGATCaccattattatcattgaaAACGAATCCGAATGATATAACCAAAACAGATTAACAAAAGCGCATCACataaagagaaataatGTAATACAATACAAATGATCAGGCTTGGTATACACCTCTGATGAAGCAAGTGATTTTTAgatattattattcattCAGCATATTTAATAAGATATTTAAgttccaagaaaaaaataaagaaggtGCCAACCcataatattattcaaCGAAGATAATAACCAATGCCAGATGCCAATAAGACACCAGATAGGATGAGTACTCCGACAATTACTAGTAATTCAATAGCACCAAATGACAAAATACCTGggacagaaaaaaaatcggaTACAGTCAGAACACCTAGAATACCATTATTCACATTTGCCAAAGGTAGAAACTATTCCAGGCCGTCAACCACTACTCATAACTCACCGGATCAACCAACTGATGCAAAACCTAATCTCCATAAACAGTTTCAACATTCAAAGTCCTCaccattgaaaaggaataaTTATAACTCCTTTTCTCATTCAAATCTGGAAAAGATAAGTAATAGCAAGCTACTTTCCCTTCTTCGATCTAAGACGTCAGCAGGAAGAATTGAATCGAAGAGTTCTTCACACAGCGTTAGCAAGACTCTACCAACTTTCGAACAAGCATCATCGCCTTCGTATGTGAAGCAACAAACATTTAGCTTGAATACTAAACCTGAACATACTATAGTTCCCATATCAAAAACCAGAAATAATAACTCGTTTTTATCAGGAGTCAGGAGCTTGTTAAATGAAGAGGGGATAAAAAATCATAGTAAAGAAGTTTTAAACACAGACCTGGTAAATGCCCAATCCATTTATGAGAAGTCACCGAAGAAGGAATTAACAAATATCGGCACAACCATGGTTTCTATTACCAAGAACAAGATTCTCACGGAAGATCACGACGTAGAGGAAgggaaaaagaagttaGACAAAAGTGGAAAGCTCGCTAGTCTCAATGCTCTATCAACTATGAACGTTAATGCCAGCGATGCACCTCCATTACCAGAAAAGAGGAATTCAAGGAGCCTTGAAAATGCGAAACTAATTACCACATGCTCAAAAGATTTTGGAACAGATAGGGACTCTACTTATAAGGGCTCAGAAATAAGTCGAGAAAAACTAGGAAAGCATGTGATAAATAATGCGCCTCAATCAACCTTAGGTGCTGATGAGAAAATGATTACGACAGAAACTCAAACACCGAAAAAAGCATCTCCATCTTCGAAGAGATTCTCCATCgatcaaaataaaacatcATTATCGTGTGAAATAACAGAAAAATCATTCAAATATGGGCTTGCAAAGGCAATACaagaaaggaaagaaaatgccGACTTCAAAAGGATGGAAATTCTAAAGTCACCTCAATTGTCGAAAAATGTAGTTGACAAGTCTCAAGGATGCGAAAACAACCAAGACTTGTCAATTGAAGGCAAAACTGATGAGCTCCCTTCTCCTACTGAATATGAGgacaaaaaaagcaaatctAATCTTGATTCTGAAagtatagaaaaaaaaattgctgTGGATATTCCATCTAACAATGAAATTGGCGGAATTGACGAAGGCAAAAGGGAGGTGCCTGTAATTAAGAACAATGGAACTacctcaaaaaaatcaaccAAAGAAGCAGCTAAACAGATAATACATACCGAGCATATGAACAGTAGAAAAGTGCTTCAAAACTCTCCGGAAGAATCCCAAGTTATTTCGATGAATAAAGCCCCTAAAATTACCCCATCGAAAAGGGCTCAGCTAGAGGATTTACTTAATTCATCAAAGAAGCGTAAGCGTAATACTTCAAAGAGTACAATAGATACTTCTAAGCGATCAGAAACAGAGGAAGTCACCCTAGATATATCCAAAACAATAGAGTCAACcgaaaaaatcaaagtaGGTATGCAGaatgttttgaataaaTCACAAGACAGTACTTCCTCTCCTACACAAATCATAACACAACAAAATGATACCGAAAAAAGGGCTGTGTCTTTTCAGTCTGAATCTGTTTCATTCAAATCTCCAGAAACTAGTCGAAAACAAGATACTCCAATATTTACACCAGTTTCAAAGGCTGTTGAAAACAAGTCTTTACTAGACTTATTCTCAAACGTATTCAAGACCTCTTTTGTTAAAAGTGAAAACAAACCTCCAATCAGTAAAGCTACGCATACGTTCGTAGAAAAGGCCAGTAATTTGGAACAAAAAGTTTCCATGGAAAGGTCAGGAAACATCATTGATAAAATGCCTCTATCTCAACCAGTTAGTGGCAGTAAGCCTGAGTATGACAatgattttcaaatttctctATCTCAGCCTTTGAAGAAGTCTTTTGCGAGTCCTACCAAAGACAATCAGATCAAAGAAGATAAGTTTTACTGCGGAAGAATGGACACGATAATATCTCACCCAGGAAAGATGGAGCTTATTTACGTATCTAACTCAGATAATACTTCTTCTGAGAATGATAGTCTGAGTGATTTGGAGAGTTTGAGTTCTCGTGAATCaaatgaaatcaaagtAGCAGATAATCTCAATACGACCGCGGAGAAGAGCAAAATTCAAGCAAGTAAACTTCTTGACCCTGTATTGGACTGGCGAAAGTGTGACCGCGAATTAACTAAAAACATCCTTTGGAGGCTAGCCGATAAGACAATCTACGacaagaaaacaatcaGTGATCTTATTGAACAAGGTATACCTAGACACAACTATTTAAATGATAACCCCTTGACTAGTGTGACTAATGACATCTGCTCAGTTGAGAACTACGAAACGTCAAACGCTTTCTTTTACCAGCAAGTGCACAAGAAGGATAGATTACAATATTTACCACTATATGGCGTTTCAACAGTAGAAGGTTCAAATAACActaaaacaaaagatttgaccaataataatattagtaCCGGGAAAATAAACCACAAAcaaagtttttcttctactgAAACATCTCAAATTCCAGCCATATCATCTCCATTAGGCTCCGAAGCAGTGGATACTCCAATAAAGCAAAGCACTACATCTACTactaaaaatgatgatatgATACATCATAATAATATGAATCATAGTAAACTTAACAACACTAAGGAAAATCTTTCGAAAAGTTCATGGAGACAAGAGTGGTTaacaaatttgaaacttATTTCTGTTTCACTTATTGATGAGTTCCCTTCAAATGTTTCTCGCAGCGATAGGCAAACTATAAATGACAATATGCAGATTCTCAGAGATATATTTGTTAACAAGTTTAAATCAGCCATTTCAAACAACTTTAGAGAATGCGACATTATTATACTGAAAGGTGAAATAGAGGATTATCCAGGGAATTCTGAAGTCAAAATCCTTTACAACCAAATGCAGGGCAAGACTGGGCCAAGAAGGCCCAGGTTTTGGTCATTAACGAAGACACAGAAATTTATTTCCAACATGGGATTTGAAATCAATAAGCCGCATAAGCCTGTCTCTCAGTTGAACGCTATAAAATCACATGAAGTTGTGCCACAGCAAGTGATAGATGACAAATTTGTATCAAAAGATGAGGCACCACgattgaaagaaaaacagcCACTggtcaaaaaaataacagcCTCTCTCTCGTCCAATGCCAAATCTCCAATTCAGAAAAATGCAACAATAGCGAAAATGTTGCCAGAAGAGAAGCAAATCAACAATATTTCTAATTATAAGGAAGGTGAACTAGCTATTGAGAACGATAAGGTGACATCAAAAAGTGTTTCACTGTTTTCCCCAAGTTCTGAATTTCATGACCGTCGTAATGTTGAAGATAATCGAGTCATTTCGACCGACGGCATCACAGACAGCAGTATAACAGATAGTTTAAGCAGTGCTGATAGTGTAGGGACTCAACCACCAACTAGTTCGTATCCAACAAATACTTTAATATCGAAtcaaaagagagaaaatgAAGCTGGTGATAAGTATactaaaattgaaagatcTGGAAACATGGAAGAAGATAGTCTTTCCTTTGTGGATATTGCTTTATCGAGAACAGCGTCAATACTGGATGAAAAGGAGAAACAACTAACTATTGCGAATGACATCATTCGCTCTTTGTCGGATGAAATCATGAGAgatgaaatcaaaataacTTCACTTCGAGGGGATTTAATTTTTACGAAGAGATGTCTTGAAAATGCCAGAAACCAAATATCTGAGAAAGATTCCAGGATTAATAAATTGATACAAAGGATcctgaagaaaagaaggagaTAAGATCATATAGATTTTCTTATCATttaacagaaaaaaatatcagaGAAATGGATGcacatttcttcttttatcttcTATTTTTATAACGAACAGTTTACTTCTATAGGCTTTCGCCGAATTTTAATTATTAGTTAGGTTTTGGTAACCTATgtaaaagtatatataacATAATGGACACGATGAAAAAcaattaaaaagaaaatgaaaagataatatactCAAACTCAAGATCACAGAATATACTGTAATCAATAATTTTCAGACGTAAATATGTATATGCGGATCTAATCTCATTTAGTAACCAGTTTTTTTAAGTCATCCAAACCAACCTTACTTTCATCAAGtatatttgaattttgtgATGTTTCATAATAACAGGTCGAGTGGAAATATTTACCGTTAACTTCGATGgtatttttccaaatcCATTCACcagattcttcatcataCACACCAGTGACTGTTTCCTTACAAATTGGACATTTGAAAGCCATATCCTGTGACGTTTCTGGTACAACAACATACCTTTCTCGTATTCTCACGTCATCATTCTTACCATTTTCTGAAGTGTTATCTACAGAATTTTCACTAGGGTCATTAATGTGATTGATCTCATTACTCTTATTAATATTTCTATTGGTACTTGTATCACTATAATCACTTTTATGCTTTGTCGAGGtaatttcatcatctttgaAGGCTATCCACTGAGAGTCGTCCAAGTACCAGTTTCTTGATTggatattctttcttgtaGTAGTAGTGTTTGAACCAGAGCTGCTTATACCTGTATTTGCTGTATTTTGAGATCCCTTGATTCTTGTATTTATTCTGAAATGCCAGTCCAAATGTTCGTTCTgtaataatttttcactttctgaATTGCCAAATCTTTTGCCACACACACTACACTTATTCGGTTTTGATCTATACAGCAGGTGAATGAGGTTATTCTGGACGATGGgattttcttgaagaagagtCTGTTCAGACAACTGTAGGGCTGGGTTATTTAAAACGTCAATATTGACTGTAGAAAAATAGGCTTTGCAGTCAGAAAGAATATCGTTCAGCAAAGGAATCTTTGGcaagtttttcattaattgTTGTTCGTGAGAATCGAGTGAGTATCTTGAATGTCCGTTTAGTTTTTTATAAAGTGTTACGATGGATTCTTTTGGTGGAGTATATATTAGTCCCTCAGACTCCAGAGATGCATAGagatttttgattttaattagtgatttttttttctctatctCTTGAAAGGATTCAACGCCAGAAATATTTCCAAACAGAGAGGAAGATAAAGAGCCCGGTTGGTTTATTGTATCAGAATTATTGCCAAACAGTGGGATGGCTGCATTAGAGTTTTGAGGAGGAGTACCAATTTTATCCTTAGTTTCATGatattgctgttgctgctgttgctgctgatGCTGTTGAAATTCGTGATACttcattctttcttgcAACACTTGTTGGTCCTGCGAAAAAACCTGCCTTAATTGCATTTGGACTTGTTTCAAAGCAGTAGGAGTCTGCTTTTCTCGTTTCAGTTCTTGTTTCAGTTGCGATAAAACCAGGagcttcattttcaatttttcatcgtTTGGCTGATTCTTCAGTCTTTCACTGGTCAAACTGGTtaatttatcaatatcCCTCAATAGGAGGGGAACGGTTGGAGTCGGTAACATTGCCTGAAGATTTTTCTGGTGTAGAGCGCTGGCCTTAATCAGAAATTGTTCTATCTTTTCCAATGCTGAGCCTTCAAACAGAGGTAGTCCAGTGTCATTGGGATTCAACCAAAGTTTGAACATATTAATTAGTTTTGTTCTTGTCGTATTGTCGACTAACAAGTACGTTTTTCTGTAcaaattaaacaaatttCTACTAAAGTAGATTGTGTATGGGCTGCCAACGTTCTTACAAATGGAGTCCAGAGCATAAAAGGCATATAGTTTCTGCTTGGGCATGCATTTCTCAAT
The Saccharomyces mikatae IFO 1815 strain IFO1815 genome assembly, chromosome: 4 genome window above contains:
- the SIR4 gene encoding chromatin-silencing protein SIR4 (similar to Saccharomyces cerevisiae SIR4 (YDR227W); ancestral locus Anc_8.442) is translated as MPDANKTPDRMSTPTITSNSIAPNDKIPGTEKKSDTVRTPRIPLFTFAKGRNYSRPSTTTHNSPDQPTDAKPNLHKQFQHSKSSPLKRNNYNSFSHSNLEKISNSKLLSLLRSKTSAGRIESKSSSHSVSKTLPTFEQASSPSYVKQQTFSLNTKPEHTIVPISKTRNNNSFLSGVRSLLNEEGIKNHSKEVLNTDLVNAQSIYEKSPKKELTNIGTTMVSITKNKILTEDHDVEEGKKKLDKSGKLASLNALSTMNVNASDAPPLPEKRNSRSLENAKLITTCSKDFGTDRDSTYKGSEISREKLGKHVINNAPQSTLGADEKMITTETQTPKKASPSSKRFSIDQNKTSLSCEITEKSFKYGLAKAIQERKENADFKRMEILKSPQLSKNVVDKSQGCENNQDLSIEGKTDELPSPTEYEDKKSKSNLDSESIEKKIAVDIPSNNEIGGIDEGKREVPVIKNNGTTSKKSTKEAAKQIIHTEHMNSRKVLQNSPEESQVISMNKAPKITPSKRAQLEDLLNSSKKRKRNTSKSTIDTSKRSETEEVTLDISKTIESTEKIKVGMQNVLNKSQDSTSSPTQIITQQNDTEKRAVSFQSESVSFKSPETSRKQDTPIFTPVSKAVENKSLLDLFSNVFKTSFVKSENKPPISKATHTFVEKASNLEQKVSMERSGNIIDKMPLSQPVSGSKPEYDNDFQISLSQPLKKSFASPTKDNQIKEDKFYCGRMDTIISHPGKMELIYVSNSDNTSSENDSLSDLESLSSRESNEIKVADNLNTTAEKSKIQASKLLDPVLDWRKCDRELTKNILWRLADKTIYDKKTISDLIEQGIPRHNYLNDNPLTSVTNDICSVENYETSNAFFYQQVHKKDRLQYLPLYGVSTVEGSNNTKTKDLTNNNISTGKINHKQSFSSTETSQIPAISSPLGSEAVDTPIKQSTTSTTKNDDMIHHNNMNHSKLNNTKENLSKSSWRQEWLTNLKLISVSLIDEFPSNVSRSDRQTINDNMQILRDIFVNKFKSAISNNFRECDIIILKGEIEDYPGNSEVKILYNQMQGKTGPRRPRFWSLTKTQKFISNMGFEINKPHKPVSQLNAIKSHEVVPQQVIDDKFVSKDEAPRLKEKQPLVKKITASLSSNAKSPIQKNATIAKMLPEEKQINNISNYKEGELAIENDKVTSKSVSLFSPSSEFHDRRNVEDNRVISTDGITDSSITDSLSSADSVGTQPPTSSYPTNTLISNQKRENEAGDKYTKIERSGNMEEDSLSFVDIALSRTASILDEKEKQLTIANDIIRSLSDEIMRDEIKITSLRGDLIFTKRCLENARNQISEKDSRINKLIQRILKKRRR
- the PCF11 gene encoding Pcf11p (similar to Saccharomyces cerevisiae PCF11 (YDR228C); ancestral locus Anc_8.444), producing MDHDTEVIIKDFNSILEELTFNSRPIITTLTKLAEENISCAQYFVDSIESRIEKCMPKQKLYAFYALDSICKNVGSPYTIYFSRNLFNLYRKTYLLVDNTTRTKLINMFKLWLNPNDTGLPLFEGSALEKIEQFLIKASALHQKNLQAMLPTPTVPLLLRDIDKLTSLTSERLKNQPNDEKLKMKLLVLSQLKQELKREKQTPTALKQVQMQLRQVFSQDQQVLQERMKYHEFQQHQQQQQQQQYHETKDKIGTPPQNSNAAIPLFGNNSDTINQPGSLSSSLFGNISGVESFQEIEKKKSLIKIKNLYASLESEGLIYTPPKESIVTLYKKLNGHSRYSLDSHEQQLMKNLPKIPLLNDILSDCKAYFSTVNIDVLNNPALQLSEQTLLQENPIVQNNLIHLLYRSKPNKCSVCGKRFGNSESEKLLQNEHLDWHFRINTRIKGSQNTANTGISSSGSNTTTTRKNIQSRNWYLDDSQWIAFKDDEITSTKHKSDYSDTSTNRNINKSNEINHINDPSENSVDNTSENGKNDDVRIRERYVVVPETSQDMAFKCPICKETVTGVYDEESGEWIWKNTIEVNGKYFHSTCYYETSQNSNILDESKVGLDDLKKLVTK